AATCAAAGACTCACCGCAATGAAAATAGACCTGACAGATCCTAAACCTCTTTATCTACAAATTGCAGAAAATATTCGTTCAGCGATCCGCACAGGAAAGTTGCAGGTTGGGCAGCAACTTCCATCCCAATCTCAGATGATGAAAATTTACGATGTGAGTTCAATCACGGTCAAGAAAGCCATTTCCGAATTAGTTCGCGAGGGATTGGTCATCAGCCGTACCGGAAAAGGCACTTTTGTCGCGCGAAAGTCCGGGTTCATGGACCTTTCGAAGCATAAAACAATAGGCCTTGTCTTGAGTGATTTGACAAGCCCATTTTTCTCTCTGATTATGAAAAGCATCGAGTCAGAGACTTCGGAGAATGGATATAATTTGATGGTATCCAATTCATCCGAACGACGCGATAAAGAGGAAAATTTAATCAATCATTTTAAACGCATCGGAGTTGACGGCTTAGTAATCGCCTCATTATCTCATCAATACCGCGCCACATCCTCAATCAGAAAATTAGCCGAAGAAAAATTTCCATTTATTATGGTTTCCTACATCGAAGATGAGGACATTCCTTTTGTGGGAACTGACCATGAAGCTGGCGCTTGTATGGCAACGGAGCATTTGATTAAATTAGGTTACAAAAAAATTGGCTACATAAACGCTGAAGAGGGAAATTTATTGGGTCAGATCAGAGAGAAAGCATTCCGTCACACGCTGAAAAAACATGGCATCCCGATTAATGAAAATTACATAGAAAAGTTTCCCTTTAAAATGAAAGATTATGAATCGGGCCACAAATTAGGCAAACAATTTTTCACCAAACCAGATAGACCTCGCGCTTTGTTTATTTACAACGACCTTTCCGCTTTGGGTTTTCAGCAAGCAGTGTTAGAACAGGGCTACAAAATTCCCGAAGATGTCGCTATTATCGGATTTGACAATATCGAACAGGGAAAATATTCGCCAGTACCGCTCACCACGATTCATCAGCCAACCGACTTAATCGGTCAAATTGCCTATCAAAATCTCATTGCAGCAATCGAAAACAGAAATTTTCAGATACGTACGATTTTAAAACCTGAGTTGATAATACGAAAAAGTTGCGCAACCTATTAGATTTTGGTTTGATAAAGATGCTTTTTCAATGCAAAATTCAAGGATGAAGCAGGATTTCCTCAAAAAATTTCAAGGAGTAATCCATGAAGCCCAAAATTTTGATGATTTTGCTTTTGACTTTGACGCCTTTCTTTACGCTTTTTGCCGGCGCTTCAGGAAAAATTATTGGCACAGTAACAGATACGAATACCGGCGAGCCTCTTCCTGGCGCAAACGTGTATCTGGAGGGCACAGCTATCGGAGCGGCGTCAAATCTAAAAGGCGAATATTCGATCTCTCCTGTTCCCCCTGGAAGCTACACCGTAAGCGTTACATTTATCGGCTACAAATCCAAAAAAATCCCCATTCAAATTGAAACAGGTCAAACGCTTGAGTTAAACATAAAGCTTGAGTTTGATATTGTTAAGGGACAGACTGTGGTAATCACCGCGCAAGCCGAAGGACAGGTCGCGGCAATCAACCAGCAGCTCAGATCAAACACTATTAGTAATGTCGTTTCTGCCGAGCGAATTCAGGAACTGCCCGATGCAAATGCGGCAGAGTCTGTGGGCCGTTTGCCAGGGATTTCCATTAAAAGAAGCGGCGGAGAAGGACAGAAAATTATCATTCGAGGTCTGGCGCCAACTTACAACGTGATCACTATTGGCGGCGAAAAAATACCGGCGACAGACCTGGATGATCGCTCGGTGGATTTAAACATGATTTCTCCGGAGATCCTGGCGGGAATCGAAGTTATAAAGGCGCTGACTCCGGACAAAGATGCCGATGCCTTTGGCGGTATTGTGGATTTCAAATTGGCGAATGCACCGGAAGGTGGTTTCAAGTATAATTTTAAATTCAAAAATGGCTACAATGCGCAGCGCAATGAATTTGGCCAATATAAAGGAAGTTTAACGATGAGCAATCGCTACAACGATGAAAAATTTGGCATTATGGTCACCGGAAATATCGAGCGTGCGCAACGCGGTTCCGATCAATTCAATGCATCCTACATAATTATCAGAGAAAAGCGGGAAGATGAAGAATTTGCCCCAATTACTACCGATGAAGTGAAACTTGCTTATTCCGATGAAATACGCAAACGTATTGGGTACAGTATTCTGATGGATTACAAATTGCCAAACGGAAGAATCATGCTCAGCAATTTCATAAGCCGGCTGGATAAAAATGAACTTATTAATTATGAGAAATGGGACAACGAAGCCAATGTGCATGAAATTCGCTTGCGTGAAAGGCATAGCCAGATAGACGTATTATCGAATGCTTTGTCCGGGCTCCATCATATTTTTGCCGGAGAACTTGATTGGCGCATATCGAGAACGGCATCGCTTAATCGGCAGCCATTTGATAGCCGCATTCGCTCACGTGAGTTGAGCGCTTTTGATTTCTCTAAATTACCATACTCCTTTGGCCCGGATGAACTTATTGCCGCGGCAAATAATGATTACGACGAGATGTTTCTTTATGAGGGCAATTTTTATACAGAAAAGTCATTGGAAAGCGATAAGACCGCCCAACTCAATTTTAAGTTACCTTTTACGTTAACGACAAAAGTCTCTGGTTATGTGAAATTTGGCGGGAAACACATCGAAAAAATAAAAGAACGTGACCGCGGAGAACGCAGCAGCAGGTTAGATTATACAGCGCTGAATAGACACGAGATATTTGAAAGACATCATCCTCGCTATGGTCAACCAGGTTTCGAATATATATGGGATGAAACAGGCTGGCCTTCCATGATGAATTACCTTGATCCGTCGTCTGATGTGGAAAATTTTATGAATGGGCGGTATAGGTTTGGTCCGGTTATGAGTCGTAATGATTTAAACTATTTTCTAAATTCCTATTTACTGGATTCGCTCTATATAACGTCGTCTTTAGCAGATTTGGATGATTACGAAGCGACCGAATCCGTGACTGCGGGATATATCATGGCGGAACTTAATTTTGGACGGGCTTTTATGTTTCTACCTGGCGCTCGCTATGAATATACACGAGACAAAATGACCGGGCGGAAAGGGACAGTTCCCAGCCTTCATATCGAGCCGGAACTGAATAGTCCGTTTGTTTCAGACACTTCGGCTACGGTCGCCTACGGACGCTGGTTTCCGATGATTCATTTCCGGGTCAGGCCGACAAATTGGTTCGATGTACGCCTTGCTTACACAAAAACTTTCTCCAGACCAAAATTTAGCCAGATGCTCCCAAAGAAAAAAGTCTATGAAAGTGAAAAAACCGTTGAGTTTGGCAGACCCGATTTAAAGCCGCAAATATCGAACAATTACGATGTTTTCCTCTCATTTTATAGCAATAACATTGGTTTGTTCACTATTGGCGGCTTTTACAAGGAAATCAAAGATTTAATTTTCAGCCGCGAAGGCCACTTTATTCTGGATGCTGAAGCAGAAGGTTACACGCCGGATCTCCAGGCGCACAAACTGAGTCAACCGGAAAATAATTCTTTTCCCACAAAAGTGCGGGGATTAGAATTAGAATGGCAAACGAACTTCCACTGGCTGCCCAGTCCTTTCGACGGAATCGTGCTCAATGCCAACTATTCCCATATCTGGTCTAACACAAATTATCCCCGATCTTTCGTGTTAAGGGAACAGATTCCCGTTTTCCCGTTCCTGAAGACATCAGTAATTGACACATTTCGCACCGGGAAAATGCTCGATCAAAGCGATGACATAGCAAATATTGCGCTTGGCTATGATAAGGGCAAATTTTCTGCACGGTTATCACTTCTCTATCAGGGACGAACTCTCTCATTGGTCGGCGAAAGGCCTGAATTGGACGGTTATACCGCTGATTTATTGAGGCTGGATTTGTCAGTAAAATATCGTCTAACGAAATATCTCGATTTTTATTTCAACTGGAACAATATCACAGATGAGCCCGATGAATCGTATCAGAGCCAGATTAAGTATTTGACGGCGGCAGAGTACTATGGCTGGACAATGGATGCTGGTGTGGGGTTGAATTTCTAAATTTGCTTATCTGTTTAAAAAAAGAAGGGAGGTGATAATCGATTTCAGAGAGTAATAATTTCTACAAAAAATAAGGAGGTGATGCACGCTAGCTGTGTTTTATATTTGTGGAAGAACAAACAATCAATTAGGAGGACAAGATTATGAAACGAAATTTTACAATCGTTACTTTAGTTGTCTTAGGTTTCTTCTTAACATTGGGCATGTTCGCTGACTTGCTCGCTCAAGATACGCTTGATGTCGCTCAAGGGTATGAAACATTGAATGTCGCGGTAGAGAGCGACACTGTTTCTCCGAACCCAAATCGT
This Calditrichota bacterium DNA region includes the following protein-coding sequences:
- a CDS encoding GntR family transcriptional regulator, producing the protein MKIDLTDPKPLYLQIAENIRSAIRTGKLQVGQQLPSQSQMMKIYDVSSITVKKAISELVREGLVISRTGKGTFVARKSGFMDLSKHKTIGLVLSDLTSPFFSLIMKSIESETSENGYNLMVSNSSERRDKEENLINHFKRIGVDGLVIASLSHQYRATSSIRKLAEEKFPFIMVSYIEDEDIPFVGTDHEAGACMATEHLIKLGYKKIGYINAEEGNLLGQIREKAFRHTLKKHGIPINENYIEKFPFKMKDYESGHKLGKQFFTKPDRPRALFIYNDLSALGFQQAVLEQGYKIPEDVAIIGFDNIEQGKYSPVPLTTIHQPTDLIGQIAYQNLIAAIENRNFQIRTILKPELIIRKSCATY
- a CDS encoding TonB-dependent receptor is translated as MKPKILMILLLTLTPFFTLFAGASGKIIGTVTDTNTGEPLPGANVYLEGTAIGAASNLKGEYSISPVPPGSYTVSVTFIGYKSKKIPIQIETGQTLELNIKLEFDIVKGQTVVITAQAEGQVAAINQQLRSNTISNVVSAERIQELPDANAAESVGRLPGISIKRSGGEGQKIIIRGLAPTYNVITIGGEKIPATDLDDRSVDLNMISPEILAGIEVIKALTPDKDADAFGGIVDFKLANAPEGGFKYNFKFKNGYNAQRNEFGQYKGSLTMSNRYNDEKFGIMVTGNIERAQRGSDQFNASYIIIREKREDEEFAPITTDEVKLAYSDEIRKRIGYSILMDYKLPNGRIMLSNFISRLDKNELINYEKWDNEANVHEIRLRERHSQIDVLSNALSGLHHIFAGELDWRISRTASLNRQPFDSRIRSRELSAFDFSKLPYSFGPDELIAAANNDYDEMFLYEGNFYTEKSLESDKTAQLNFKLPFTLTTKVSGYVKFGGKHIEKIKERDRGERSSRLDYTALNRHEIFERHHPRYGQPGFEYIWDETGWPSMMNYLDPSSDVENFMNGRYRFGPVMSRNDLNYFLNSYLLDSLYITSSLADLDDYEATESVTAGYIMAELNFGRAFMFLPGARYEYTRDKMTGRKGTVPSLHIEPELNSPFVSDTSATVAYGRWFPMIHFRVRPTNWFDVRLAYTKTFSRPKFSQMLPKKKVYESEKTVEFGRPDLKPQISNNYDVFLSFYSNNIGLFTIGGFYKEIKDLIFSREGHFILDAEAEGYTPDLQAHKLSQPENNSFPTKVRGLELEWQTNFHWLPSPFDGIVLNANYSHIWSNTNYPRSFVLREQIPVFPFLKTSVIDTFRTGKMLDQSDDIANIALGYDKGKFSARLSLLYQGRTLSLVGERPELDGYTADLLRLDLSVKYRLTKYLDFYFNWNNITDEPDESYQSQIKYLTAAEYYGWTMDAGVGLNF